From Mytilus trossulus isolate FHL-02 unplaced genomic scaffold, PNRI_Mtr1.1.1.hap1 h1tg000103l__unscaffolded, whole genome shotgun sequence, one genomic window encodes:
- the LOC134699934 gene encoding zinc finger protein 64-like gives MGKTTDGETSIKKETMETEDTETGTRKSQRLRLKPVQRHTKTIKEKKNLKNCNKNLKSLQVYLKNKKKKKKENSNIEKKADSDAPIISNKGDVKIKSDTTCKLCNFNLKTEHKFHYHMKTQHKHDKETSLKRVQGSIKCKKTKKKPVQKAKSYTTSAIIKDVEIKSEKEIETQTDNSDDGSLDSTKSVKCKLCQKGYKKLNGLSQHLRLTHKTYCIHCEENMSSVDELKEHLNKTHNIFASEDGSFKYGCKICGKTFPNGHKLKAHEYVHNIHPPLKCSICHQILKSEKTLSYHMKTKHNDAYQKNVSCEYCGKLFWCKSELDKHSRVHTNERPYLCHICSSSFKTAGNLRNHQRAIHENHFWICDVCGQKFKSKPRFQEHLYKEKHGKEGKPIQYKEFPCNECGKIFPRKIDFQIHFRIHSGAKPYKCLECGRSFRCHNHLTQHKVTHTGEKPFKCKFCGKGFSQYANVNCHMKKQCKFKGQENKNLSTFKEDATQIFDHSLMLNESSIRLVAPPGVNKIKQEKKPKAKEPNKPENTSWKVKHVSADIEGPEEIHINHKGTQSDFSLKTENEEEVKSDKIVHFLVDNIVEDMLNDVRNNAVKKQDGSHDGSEKIVKVVSAVKNVGIQDGNGDIINVVDTCKEVLGSDHKNKDASGERSCGIINILKDDSHNDKRGVVDIYKYGSINDECEIIKNVDKEIQQLPSDIEGGILQPEVFTAEPHVSEVSNFEDKSNLALTDNHQIMILRNNDMQESKVVLAEITENGMMRYIPVPITDQDGTTMFVLDPANTEHSKTYHNQYDLLKGHAERETIHIYTQQGLATACLPHGVETVTRPQGQESVGEQQVLESVGEQQVLESAGEQQVLESVGGQQVLESVGEQQILESVDGQHCFENTTNAEKIDQDGFEPMEVTYSSMYSLSEMKSAENDI, from the exons ATGGGAAAGACAACAGATGGAGAAACATCAATAAAGAAAGAAACCATGGAAACCGAGGACACAGAAACTGGTACCCGGAAAAGTCAAAGGTTGAGACTTAAACCAGTACAGAGACACACAAAAACAATCAAGGAGAAGAAAAACTTAAAGAACTGTAATAAGAATTTAAAATCTTTACAAGTATATCTGaaaaacaagaagaaaaaaaaaaaggaaaattctAACATAGAGAAGAAAGCCGATAGTGATGCTCCTATCATATCAAATAAAGGTGATGTGAAGATCAAATCTGACACGACATGTAAACTTTGCAATTTTAATCTTAAAACTGAACACAAATTTCATTATCACATGAAAActcaacataaacatgataaagagaCGTCTCTGAAGCGTGTACAAGGGTCTATAAAAtgcaagaaaacaaaaaagaaaccaGTACAGAAAGCTAAAAGTTATACTACAAGTGCAATTATAAAGGACGTTGAGATAAAATCAGAGAAGGAAATCGAAACACAAACTGATAATTCAGACGATGGGTCTCTTGATTCAACAaagtctgtaaaatgtaaaCTCTGTCAGAAAggttacaaaaaactaaatggtTTGAGTCAGCATCTAAGATTGACTCATAAAACATATTGCATTCACTGTGAAGAAAATATGTCCTCAGTTGATGAGTTAAAAGAACATCTCAACAAGACTCATAATATTTTTGCATCTGAGGATGGTTCATTTAAATATGGCTGTAAAATTTGCGGAAAAACATTTCCAAATGGCCACAAGTTGAAAGCTCATGAATACGTTCACAACATTCATCCACCATTGAAATGCAGTATCTGTCATCAGATTCTGAAATCGGAAAAAACTTTAAGTTATcacatgaaaacaaaacataatgaTGCATATCAGAAAAATGTTTCATGCGAATATTGTGGAAAGTTATTCTGGTGTAAGTctgaattggataaacattcaCGTGTCCATACAAACGAACGACCATATTTATGTCATATTTGTAGCAGTTCTTTCAAGACGGCAGGGAATTTAAGAAATCATCAAAGGGCTATTCATGAAAATCATTTTTGGATTTGTGACGTATGTGgacaaaaatttaaatccaAACCTCGTTTTCAGGAACATTTGTATAAGGAAAAGCATGGAAAAGAAGGGAAACCCATCCAATATAAAGAATTCCCTTGTAATGAATGTGGAAAAATATTCCCACGTAAAATTGACTTTCAAATTCATTTCCGCATTCATTCTGGAGCTAAACCTTACAAATGTCTTGAATGTGGTCGATCTTTCCGTTGTCATAACCATCTGACACAACACAAAGTTACCCATACTGGTGAAAAACCCTTTAAATGTAAATTCTGTGGGAAAGGTTTTAGTCAGTATGCCAATGTTAATTGTCACATGAAAAAACAGTgcaagttcaaaggtcaagaaaataaaaatctttcaaCCTTTAAGGAAGATGCCACTCAAATTTTTGATCATAGTTTAATGTTGAATGAGAGTTCAATTCGTTTAGTAGCACCACCAGGCGTGAACAAAATTAAACAGGAGAAAAAACCAAAAGCAAAAGAACCAAACAAACCTGAAAACACGAGTTGGAAAGTTAAGCATGTATCAGCCGACATCGAAGGACCAGAAGAAATACACATCAATCATAAAGGAACACAATCAGACTTTTCTCTTAAGACGGAAAATGAAGAAGAAGTTAAATCAGataaaattgtacattttcTAGTTGATAACATTGTTGAAGATATGCTGAATGATGTACGTAATAATGCTGTGAAGAAGCAAGATGGCAGCCATGATGGTAGCGAAAAAATCGTCAAAGTTGTTAGCGCTGTTAAAAATGTCGGAATTCAAGATGGCAATGGAGACATCATCAATGTTGTTGATACTTGTAAAGAAGTCTTGGGTAGTGATCATAAAAACAAAGATGCCAGTGGGGAACGTAGCTGTGGAATTATAAACATACTCAAAGATGACAGCCATAATGATAAACGTGGAGTTGTCGACATTTACAAATATGGCAGCATAAATGATGAAtgtgaaattattaaaaatgttgataaagAGATACAACAG TTGCCATCAGATATAGAGGGTGGAATTTTACAACCAGAAGTGTTTACAGCAGAACCCCATGTTTCTGAGGTCTCTAATTTTGAAGACAAATCAAATCTAGCACTTACCGACAACCACCAAATTATGATTCTGAGAAATAATGATATGCAAGAAAGCAAGGTAGTCTTGGCTGAAATCACAGAAAACGGAATGATGCGTTACATACCTGTACCTATAACAGACCAAGACGGAACAACAATGTTTGTTTTAGATCCGGCAAATACTGAGCATTCAAAAACGTATCATAATCAGTATGACCTATTGAAAGGTCACGCAGAAAGGGAGACAATTCATATCTATACACAACAAGGGCTAGCAACTGCATGTTTACCACACGGTGTTGAAACTGTGACTAGACCTCAGGGTCAAGAATCTGTAGGTGAACAGCAAGTTCTTGAATCTGTAGGTGAACAGCAAGTTCTTGAATCCGCAGGTGAACAGCAAGTTCTTGAATCTGTAGGTGGACAGCAAGTTCTTGAATCTGTAGGTGAACAGCAAATTCTTGAATCTGTAGATGGACAACATTGCTTTGAAAATACAACGAATGCAGAAAAAATAGATCAAGACGGGTTTGAGCCAATGGAAGTAACATATTCTTCAATGTACAGTCTGTCAGAAATGAAATCTgcagaaaatgatatttaa